A DNA window from Iodobacter ciconiae contains the following coding sequences:
- a CDS encoding MBL fold metallo-hydrolase: MKQIATLRAITLSLSLLVIGVPAHATNPAPSDSAVHIQQIRNATAKISYAGQTFLLDPFLVKKGSYPGFEGTFHSNLRNPLVELPMPANEVIKGVDAIIVTHTHLDHWDGDKEQIIPRNIPLFAQHEADAKIIRAQGFTDVRILGENTKFNGVRLTKTGGQHGTDEMYANSQLAAVLGEAMGVVFQATGSKSVYVVGDTLWRSEVDQTLAKFNPEVIVINTGAARMVGLAGTIIMGEEDVLRAYQAAPTATIIATHMDAINHMTLSRKMLRAFVQEHGIQDRVRIPADGETLSF; this comes from the coding sequence ATGAAGCAAATCGCCACCTTACGCGCTATCACCCTCTCTTTGAGTCTTCTCGTCATCGGCGTTCCGGCCCACGCAACAAATCCAGCGCCGTCTGATTCGGCAGTACACATACAGCAAATTCGCAATGCCACAGCCAAAATTAGCTATGCAGGGCAGACTTTCTTGCTTGATCCATTTTTAGTTAAGAAAGGCAGCTATCCAGGCTTTGAGGGTACGTTTCATAGTAATCTACGCAACCCCCTAGTCGAACTACCAATGCCGGCTAATGAGGTCATCAAAGGAGTCGATGCGATAATCGTCACTCATACGCATCTTGACCATTGGGATGGTGACAAAGAGCAGATAATTCCACGGAATATCCCTTTGTTTGCGCAGCATGAAGCTGATGCCAAAATAATTCGAGCGCAGGGCTTCACCGATGTTCGCATTTTGGGAGAAAACACGAAGTTTAATGGCGTGCGCTTAACGAAAACCGGCGGACAGCATGGTACAGATGAAATGTACGCTAATAGCCAGTTAGCAGCAGTTTTAGGCGAGGCGATGGGCGTGGTATTCCAGGCGACAGGCTCGAAATCCGTCTATGTCGTTGGTGACACCCTATGGCGCAGCGAGGTGGATCAAACTTTGGCCAAATTTAATCCAGAGGTAATCGTTATTAATACCGGTGCAGCGCGCATGGTGGGACTCGCCGGGACAATTATTATGGGCGAAGAGGATGTATTACGCGCCTACCAAGCCGCGCCAACGGCTACCATTATCGCCACACATATGGATGCGATTAATCATATGACGCTCAGCCGGAAAATGTTACGAGCTTTTGTCCAAGAACATGGCATTCAGGATCGCGTTCGCATTCCTGCGGATGGCGAAACGCTGAGTTTTTAA
- a CDS encoding GlxA family transcriptional regulator, translated as MTILPPVVVLLTYPHFSPFHFSVPYMVFNSTLAGLPLFDLKIISSDAQSMMAERALTVIPDGGLELADTADIVVVPGWHDLSLPPSANLIMTLIRAHARGAHVVGLCYGAYVLAYAGLLDGKRASTHWMAEQDFCLRFPSVQLDMNALYVEEERLITSAGTGAGLDCCLYIVRKYYGAQIANKVARTMVIAPHREGGQAQYIEQPMPVSTKDAQINRLLDYLREHIAEQHTIDALAARTLMSRRTFTRHFYKATGMTVIDWLINERLRRSRELLETTTLSIDRIAECAGFQTPVSFRQHFKQRFQVSPRDWRRTFGQDATDSA; from the coding sequence ATGACAATCCTGCCTCCGGTCGTGGTTTTACTAACCTACCCGCATTTCAGCCCGTTTCACTTTTCAGTACCCTATATGGTGTTCAATAGTACGCTAGCAGGGCTGCCGCTATTTGATCTTAAGATTATCTCGTCGGATGCTCAGTCAATGATGGCGGAACGTGCCTTGACGGTCATTCCGGACGGGGGGCTAGAACTTGCTGACACCGCCGACATTGTGGTAGTTCCGGGCTGGCATGATTTGAGTTTGCCGCCCAGCGCTAATTTAATCATGACATTAATTCGTGCTCATGCTCGGGGCGCGCATGTGGTGGGACTATGTTATGGCGCCTATGTCCTCGCTTATGCGGGGTTGCTTGATGGTAAGCGTGCTTCAACACATTGGATGGCCGAACAGGATTTCTGCTTGCGCTTTCCGAGCGTCCAGCTTGATATGAATGCGCTATATGTTGAAGAAGAACGGCTGATTACCTCCGCGGGGACAGGTGCGGGGCTAGACTGTTGCTTATATATCGTTCGTAAGTATTACGGTGCGCAAATCGCGAACAAAGTCGCACGAACCATGGTCATAGCTCCGCATCGTGAGGGCGGTCAAGCGCAATACATAGAACAGCCAATGCCCGTATCCACCAAGGATGCGCAAATTAATCGGCTGTTAGATTACTTGCGAGAACATATTGCCGAACAACACACTATTGACGCACTAGCCGCACGAACCTTGATGAGTCGGCGAACCTTCACGCGCCATTTCTATAAGGCAACAGGCATGACAGTGATCGATTGGCTGATCAATGAACGGTTACGAAGAAGCCGCGAGTTACTTGAAACCACCACGCTGTCGATAGACCGAATCGCAGAGTGCGCAGGGTTTCAAACCCCAGTGTCATTTCGGCAGCATTTCAAGCAACGCTTTCAAGTTAGTCCACGCGATTGGCGCCGCACGTTTGGACAAGATGCCACGGATTCTGCTTAA